The following coding sequences lie in one Maribacter forsetii DSM 18668 genomic window:
- a CDS encoding DUF349 domain-containing protein encodes MSEDKEQQLPENSIEEKTTTETTENVVEETVNPSDESTPLQTETTTAPNEDAEETDVMNEIDDSNAEDAEDTDNEKRHEIPMPDYHDMSMENLVGELQRLVKNEKVQAIRKHVDSIKDEFNQKFDQFLEEKKEEFISNGGNEIDFRYNSVDKQQFNEVYSEYRDKRNQYYKSLEKSHKENLAYRLDLIEQLKALVNVEEDINTTYNNFKDIQAKWRHAGPIPRADYNNVWKTYHHHIEIFYDFLNINRDLRDLDFKHNLEEKGKIVARAEELSKEPDLNRAFRELQVLHKIWKEDLGPVGKDHREEIWDRFSAATKIIHERRQDYFKNLDKIKEENLERKHAIIAEINTLSENVSSNHGALQQQIKKLEELRESFFKAGQVPQKVNSKTWNSFKAAVRAFNQNKNAFYKNLKKEQQENLEKKRALLEIAVSLKDSDDFDATTSEMKRIQGQWKKIGHVPRKYSDKLWKEFKTACNHYFDRLNALKSDAFKEEEANFKLKDEFINRLKAFELSGDKAKDLEAITKFSEEWKTYGRVPFKKKNINQKFDKIIDALYQKCGVSKQESELLKYGNKIQQLSNNDNQERAIQNERAFIRKKIDESKDEIRQLENNLQFFSNASESNPLVQDVIKRVNQHKESLSAWKAKLKKLNILKNNLLKEEEEAEDTEETKSEE; translated from the coding sequence ATGTCTGAGGATAAAGAACAACAATTACCAGAGAATTCAATTGAGGAAAAAACTACGACCGAAACTACTGAAAACGTAGTGGAGGAAACAGTTAATCCTTCAGACGAATCAACACCATTACAAACAGAAACTACAACTGCACCAAATGAAGATGCAGAAGAAACTGATGTAATGAATGAAATTGACGATTCTAATGCAGAAGATGCAGAAGATACCGACAATGAAAAAAGACATGAGATCCCAATGCCAGATTACCATGACATGAGCATGGAAAATTTAGTAGGTGAATTACAACGATTGGTAAAGAATGAGAAGGTACAAGCCATAAGAAAACATGTTGATTCTATTAAAGACGAATTCAATCAAAAATTTGATCAATTTTTAGAGGAAAAGAAAGAAGAATTCATCTCAAACGGAGGTAATGAAATTGACTTCAGATACAATTCTGTTGACAAACAACAATTTAACGAAGTATACTCAGAATACAGAGACAAGCGCAACCAATATTACAAGAGTTTAGAAAAGAGTCACAAAGAAAATCTTGCCTATAGATTAGACCTTATTGAACAATTAAAAGCCTTGGTGAATGTAGAAGAGGATATTAATACAACGTATAACAATTTTAAGGATATACAAGCTAAATGGCGCCATGCCGGACCAATACCTCGTGCAGATTATAACAATGTCTGGAAAACATACCACCACCACATTGAAATATTCTACGACTTTTTAAATATCAATAGAGACTTAAGAGATTTAGATTTTAAGCATAATCTAGAAGAAAAAGGTAAAATAGTTGCTAGAGCAGAGGAACTTTCTAAGGAACCAGATTTAAATAGAGCATTTAGAGAACTACAGGTATTGCACAAAATCTGGAAAGAAGATTTAGGTCCTGTAGGTAAAGACCATAGAGAAGAAATCTGGGATCGTTTTAGTGCAGCTACAAAAATTATTCATGAAAGAAGACAAGATTACTTTAAGAATCTTGATAAGATAAAAGAAGAAAATTTAGAGCGAAAGCACGCAATTATTGCGGAGATAAATACACTTAGTGAAAATGTATCCAGCAATCATGGTGCACTTCAACAACAGATTAAAAAATTAGAGGAACTTAGAGAGTCTTTCTTCAAAGCCGGTCAAGTACCGCAAAAAGTGAATTCTAAAACTTGGAATAGCTTTAAGGCAGCGGTCCGTGCATTCAATCAGAATAAAAATGCTTTTTACAAGAATCTTAAAAAAGAGCAACAAGAGAATTTAGAGAAGAAAAGAGCTTTATTGGAAATTGCGGTTTCTTTAAAAGATAGCGATGATTTTGATGCTACAACTTCAGAAATGAAGCGCATACAAGGCCAATGGAAAAAAATTGGACATGTCCCAAGAAAATATTCAGATAAGCTTTGGAAAGAATTTAAAACAGCCTGTAACCATTATTTTGATAGATTAAATGCACTTAAAAGTGATGCATTTAAAGAAGAAGAAGCAAATTTTAAACTTAAAGATGAATTCATTAATCGTCTTAAAGCTTTTGAATTAAGTGGTGACAAAGCAAAAGATTTAGAAGCTATAACAAAGTTTTCCGAAGAATGGAAAACCTACGGCAGAGTTCCTTTTAAAAAGAAAAACATCAATCAAAAGTTCGATAAAATTATAGATGCACTATATCAAAAATGTGGTGTTAGTAAACAAGAATCTGAACTGTTGAAATATGGTAACAAAATTCAGCAATTAAGTAACAATGATAATCAAGAGCGTGCAATACAAAATGAACGTGCCTTTATTAGAAAAAAGATTGATGAGAGTAAAGATGAGATTAGACAACTAGAGAATAATCTACAGTTTTTCTCTAATGCTTCTGAAAGCAACCCATTGGTACAAGACGTTATAAAAAGAGTCAACCAACACAAAGAATCTTTATCCGCTTGGAAAGCAAAATTAAAGAAGTTGAATATCTTAAAAAACAATCTACTTAAAGAAGAGGAAGAAGCTGAGGATACTGAAGAAACCAAAAGCGAGGAGTAG
- a CDS encoding shikimate dehydrogenase family protein, translated as MEKTEEQKANYGLIGKDISYSFSRGYFKKKFEDMGLNQCLYQNFDLQSISEFPTIFETTENVKGLNITIPYKEEVMAFLDDMDMAAKKIGAVNTIKFTENGLVGFNTDAYGFEKSIEPYLKEHHKKALILGTGGASKAIAFVLDELGINFSFVSRSGKNNGYTYGELNDDIIADHTLIINCSPVGTFPNIEEKPAIPYSQINKQHLLFDLIYNPEETSFLAAGKANGASICNGHKMLEFQAEKSWEIWNR; from the coding sequence ATGGAAAAAACAGAAGAACAGAAAGCTAATTACGGCTTAATAGGAAAAGATATTTCTTATTCATTTTCAAGAGGATATTTTAAAAAGAAATTCGAAGATATGGGATTGAATCAATGCCTATATCAAAATTTCGATTTGCAATCCATATCAGAATTCCCCACTATATTTGAAACTACAGAAAACGTAAAGGGTCTAAACATTACTATACCTTATAAAGAAGAGGTCATGGCTTTTTTAGATGATATGGATATGGCTGCAAAAAAAATTGGAGCCGTGAATACCATAAAATTTACAGAAAATGGTTTAGTGGGTTTCAATACCGATGCCTATGGATTTGAGAAATCTATAGAACCATACTTAAAAGAACACCATAAAAAGGCATTGATCTTAGGCACCGGAGGAGCATCAAAAGCAATCGCATTTGTATTGGATGAATTAGGAATTAATTTTTCTTTTGTGTCCAGAAGTGGTAAAAATAATGGATATACCTATGGTGAGTTAAATGATGATATTATTGCTGACCATACCTTGATCATAAACTGCTCTCCAGTAGGTACCTTCCCCAATATTGAAGAAAAACCTGCAATTCCGTATTCCCAAATCAACAAACAACATCTTCTATTTGATCTCATATATAACCCTGAAGAAACTTCTTTTCTTGCTGCCGGTAAAGCTAATGGCGCGTCCATATGTAACGGACATAAGATGTTAGAGTTTCAGGCCGAAAAATCATGGGAAATTTGGAATCGATAA
- a CDS encoding DUF368 domain-containing protein has protein sequence MNETRSFTDKFFLVVKGLCMGAANKVPGVSGGIVAFVGGFYEEFIYSLQKVNGKAFKLLVNGRLKSFYRYINGSFLTLLIFGMLVSYFSISKVLDYFLVKRELYVWAAFFGMILGSIYYIGKDFDYWKKKTFTAAIIGLSVGVAISFLSPAKENDNLLFIFLCGIISVSGMTLPGLSGSFILILLGNYVLLLVDSVNALYDTFSELLVGDFSFTSNTERLHTLKILAVFTLGSATGLVTLSHLLTYVLKHYKHITTATILGFITGSLGVVWPWKRTIFKTGINGENILDTNGKPIIMNYERFLPDLTNVENWTAIFFIIIGISILLLLDWYGKNRRTES, from the coding sequence ATGAACGAAACCCGATCCTTTACTGATAAATTTTTCTTGGTCGTAAAGGGACTTTGCATGGGCGCCGCCAATAAGGTACCTGGTGTTTCTGGTGGTATAGTTGCATTTGTTGGTGGTTTCTACGAAGAATTTATTTATTCGCTACAAAAGGTAAATGGCAAAGCCTTCAAACTTCTTGTTAACGGAAGACTCAAAAGTTTCTACAGGTATATTAACGGTTCTTTTTTAACCCTGCTCATTTTTGGCATGCTGGTCAGTTACTTCAGTATATCCAAAGTATTAGATTACTTTTTGGTTAAACGAGAACTCTATGTTTGGGCTGCTTTTTTTGGTATGATCTTAGGATCTATATATTACATAGGTAAAGATTTCGATTATTGGAAAAAGAAAACATTTACCGCTGCCATTATAGGCTTAAGTGTTGGTGTAGCAATTAGTTTTCTTAGTCCCGCAAAGGAAAACGACAACTTACTTTTTATTTTTTTATGTGGAATAATCAGTGTATCTGGTATGACTTTACCTGGGCTATCGGGTTCCTTTATATTAATATTACTAGGTAATTACGTACTCCTTTTAGTAGATTCCGTTAATGCCTTATACGATACATTCTCAGAATTATTAGTAGGTGATTTTAGCTTTACTTCCAATACGGAAAGGTTACATACGCTCAAGATTTTAGCGGTATTCACCTTAGGTTCCGCTACAGGCTTAGTAACCCTATCCCATTTATTAACTTATGTTTTAAAACACTATAAGCACATTACTACTGCTACTATTTTAGGTTTCATTACAGGATCTTTAGGAGTAGTATGGCCGTGGAAAAGAACCATTTTTAAAACGGGAATTAATGGAGAAAATATTTTAGATACGAACGGAAAACCGATAATAATGAACTATGAAAGGTTTCTACCAGATTTGACCAACGTAGAAAACTGGACGGCTATTTTCTTTATTATCATAGGTATTAGTATTTTGCTACTTTTAGATTGGTATGGAAAAAACAGAAGAACAGAAAGCTAA
- a CDS encoding DUF368 domain-containing protein: MDNRKLKDYTFISLKGMAMGIAELVPGVSGGTIAFVTGIYEEFITSINNVNLKTLKVLKEEGFKMFWEKLNGNFLLALLIGMMISIFSLSKVIAWLLEEHPIVTWSFFFGLVLASVIFVAKSIKKWNILGFILFLIATVTAFYITTLPPSTSSGSLPFIFLSGAIAICAMVLPGISGSFILVLLGSYKTVLEAVNEKDFGIVITFAFGAAFGILSFARILKWMFTNYKNSTLAFLTGFILGSLNEIWPWKNIIEVIQIGKKEIIIDENISPFAFQGDNQLTFAIVAAVIGFSLIFILEKSASKK, from the coding sequence ATGGACAATAGAAAACTAAAAGATTACACCTTCATATCTCTAAAAGGTATGGCAATGGGTATTGCCGAATTGGTTCCGGGAGTATCTGGTGGCACAATAGCCTTTGTAACAGGCATCTACGAAGAATTTATTACCTCTATCAATAACGTTAATCTAAAAACTTTAAAAGTTTTAAAGGAAGAAGGTTTTAAAATGTTTTGGGAGAAATTGAACGGTAACTTTCTTTTAGCCCTGCTAATTGGTATGATGATCAGTATTTTCTCATTATCAAAAGTTATTGCTTGGTTATTAGAAGAACACCCAATTGTAACGTGGTCCTTCTTTTTTGGTTTGGTATTGGCCAGTGTCATTTTCGTCGCTAAATCCATAAAAAAATGGAATATTTTAGGTTTTATATTATTTCTAATTGCAACAGTCACCGCTTTCTATATAACCACCCTTCCTCCTTCTACTAGTTCTGGCAGCCTGCCATTTATCTTTTTATCGGGTGCTATTGCAATTTGCGCCATGGTTTTACCAGGTATTTCCGGTTCTTTTATATTGGTGTTACTGGGTTCTTACAAAACCGTTTTAGAAGCCGTTAATGAAAAAGATTTTGGTATTGTAATTACTTTTGCTTTTGGCGCTGCCTTTGGTATTTTAAGTTTTGCCAGAATTTTAAAATGGATGTTTACCAATTACAAAAATAGCACCTTAGCTTTTTTAACAGGTTTCATCTTAGGCTCGTTGAACGAAATATGGCCTTGGAAGAATATCATAGAAGTTATTCAGATAGGTAAAAAAGAAATAATCATTGACGAAAATATTTCTCCATTCGCTTTTCAAGGTGATAATCAATTAACCTTTGCTATTGTAGCTGCTGTAATAGGTTTTTCTCTTATTTTTATATTAGAAAAATCAGCTTCTAAGAAGTAA
- a CDS encoding tetratricopeptide repeat protein — translation MALESNERPDKPITKFESMLKTDDVYFFDAEDFEDIVHHYLNHGKISLAKKGIKIGLQQHPASIELKLLQVEVMVFENQMEKAEALLDELQQLDNNNDEIYIQRANIFSKRDDHAGAIELLQKALSFTNNSFDIYSLLGMEYLFMDNFNNAKESFMKCVEFDEQDYSSLYNVVYCFEFLEDYDGAIVYLNSYLEKNPYCEVAWHQLGKQYYFKEMYTEALTAFDFAVISDDTFIGAYFEKGKVLEKLGRHKEAIENYETTISIEDPTSHAFLRIGKCYEKLKDTEMAKYYFYQTVHEDPLLDKGWLAITNLYYNSRDFEKAVFYINKALNIDGENPQYWKKCAQIHMALKNYDQADFAFKQAVDLGNFEIDTWLSWAEVVHINGEESAAVEILAQGREFYPENLKLLYRSVGYLLLAKDPINARIMLMDALKIDKKQKKLHLFTENFPEYGKSEWTQEIVRKYNKTS, via the coding sequence ATGGCGTTAGAATCTAACGAGAGACCGGACAAGCCAATAACAAAATTTGAATCAATGTTAAAGACAGATGATGTCTATTTCTTTGATGCAGAGGATTTTGAAGATATTGTGCACCATTACCTAAATCATGGGAAGATTTCTTTGGCTAAAAAAGGAATTAAAATTGGTTTACAGCAGCATCCAGCTTCTATAGAACTGAAATTGCTGCAGGTAGAAGTCATGGTTTTTGAAAACCAGATGGAAAAAGCCGAAGCCCTGCTAGATGAATTACAGCAGTTGGATAATAATAATGATGAAATTTACATTCAACGTGCCAACATTTTTTCTAAGAGAGATGACCATGCTGGCGCAATAGAATTACTACAAAAAGCATTAAGCTTCACTAATAATAGTTTTGATATCTACAGCCTACTGGGTATGGAGTATTTGTTCATGGACAACTTCAATAATGCCAAGGAGAGCTTTATGAAATGTGTGGAGTTTGACGAACAGGATTATTCATCGCTCTATAATGTGGTGTATTGCTTTGAGTTCCTTGAGGATTATGATGGTGCTATAGTTTACTTAAACAGCTATTTAGAAAAGAATCCGTATTGCGAAGTAGCTTGGCATCAGTTAGGTAAGCAATATTATTTTAAAGAAATGTATACGGAAGCATTAACTGCTTTTGATTTTGCAGTTATTTCAGATGATACTTTTATTGGCGCTTACTTTGAAAAAGGAAAAGTACTTGAAAAATTAGGTCGCCATAAAGAGGCTATTGAAAATTACGAAACCACCATTTCCATTGAAGACCCTACCTCTCATGCATTTTTGAGAATAGGTAAATGTTATGAAAAACTGAAGGATACTGAAATGGCCAAGTACTATTTCTACCAAACAGTACATGAAGATCCACTTTTAGACAAAGGCTGGTTGGCGATTACAAATCTATATTATAATAGTAGAGATTTTGAAAAGGCAGTTTTCTATATTAATAAAGCTTTGAATATTGATGGTGAGAATCCGCAATACTGGAAAAAGTGTGCGCAAATTCACATGGCTTTAAAGAATTATGACCAAGCAGATTTCGCTTTTAAACAAGCAGTGGACCTTGGCAATTTTGAAATAGATACATGGTTAAGCTGGGCAGAGGTTGTTCACATTAACGGAGAGGAATCTGCTGCAGTAGAAATCTTAGCCCAAGGTAGAGAGTTTTATCCTGAAAATTTAAAACTTTTATATAGATCTGTAGGCTACCTACTACTTGCCAAAGATCCTATCAATGCACGTATTATGTTAATGGATGCATTGAAGATTGACAAAAAGCAGAAAAAACTACATTTGTTCACTGAAAATTTTCCAGAATACGGCAAGTCTGAATGGACACAAGAAATTGTAAGAAAATACAATAAAACCTCTTAG
- a CDS encoding aspartate aminotransferase family protein: MNKDFLKYQAQTSPYPLGMEVSYASGSYIYDTNGSAHLDFVAGVSACTLGHCHPDVVDAIKKQVDKYMHVMVYGEYAQSPATIYTKLLADNLPEPLEVTYLVNSGTEAIEGALKLARRYTGRSEIIAAKSAYHGNTMGSLSLMDFEERKSVFRPLLPDIYHISFNNEEDLEKITSKTACVILETIQGGAGFILPSKDYLKKVKARCKEMGALLILDEIQPGFGRTGKLFAFEHFNCIPDILVIGKGMASGLPVGAFTASKEIMHTLSENPKMGHITTFGGNPVIAASSLATLNVLLNSTLIADTLIKEKLFKSLLKHPKIKEIRGKGLMLALIMDSPETANELVLKAKEKNLILFWLLFENRAVRISPPLTISEKEIKDGCAIILELLNAM, from the coding sequence ATGAACAAAGACTTTCTAAAATATCAAGCACAGACTTCTCCCTACCCTTTAGGCATGGAAGTTTCCTATGCCAGCGGCAGTTATATTTATGACACCAATGGTAGTGCACATTTAGATTTTGTTGCTGGAGTATCGGCATGTACTCTTGGTCATTGCCACCCAGATGTGGTAGATGCAATAAAAAAGCAAGTAGATAAATACATGCACGTAATGGTGTATGGCGAATATGCACAATCACCAGCAACCATATACACTAAATTGCTTGCGGATAACTTACCTGAACCTCTAGAGGTAACCTACTTGGTTAATTCTGGAACAGAAGCTATTGAAGGTGCATTAAAATTGGCGCGCAGATATACTGGTCGTTCAGAAATTATTGCAGCTAAATCCGCCTATCATGGTAATACCATGGGTAGTTTAAGTCTTATGGATTTTGAAGAACGCAAAAGTGTTTTTAGACCTTTATTACCAGATATTTATCATATCAGTTTCAATAACGAAGAAGATTTAGAGAAGATAACCTCTAAAACTGCCTGTGTTATTTTAGAGACCATACAAGGTGGCGCTGGCTTTATACTTCCATCAAAAGACTATTTAAAAAAAGTAAAAGCGCGTTGCAAAGAAATGGGAGCGCTCTTAATACTTGATGAAATACAGCCCGGTTTTGGCAGAACAGGAAAGCTATTCGCATTTGAACATTTTAACTGCATCCCTGATATTTTAGTTATCGGCAAAGGGATGGCATCTGGCCTGCCCGTTGGTGCTTTTACAGCTAGTAAAGAAATTATGCATACGCTAAGTGAGAATCCTAAAATGGGTCACATAACTACTTTTGGCGGTAATCCAGTAATTGCGGCGTCTAGCTTGGCTACACTAAATGTACTGTTGAACTCGACTTTAATTGCTGACACCTTAATTAAAGAAAAGCTTTTTAAATCGTTATTAAAACATCCGAAGATAAAAGAAATTAGAGGTAAAGGATTGATGCTTGCCTTGATAATGGATTCTCCAGAAACAGCCAATGAATTGGTATTAAAAGCAAAAGAGAAAAATCTTATTCTTTTTTGGTTATTATTTGAAAATAGAGCGGTAAGAATTTCCCCGCCATTGACCATTTCAGAAAAAGAAATTAAAGATGGTTGTGCTATAATCTTAGAACTTCTTAACGCTATGTAA
- a CDS encoding OstA-like protein, whose protein sequence is MKKIYPVVLLCLACSLFGYSQQNTTEEEPKQINIVYGANFTKNEAEYPGASIFSKDTRQVQFEHQGADLWCDVAIYYQLENRLEAIGNVILKQGDSVEMTSKKINYLGDVKLAKAWGNVVLTNSDMTLRTDTLRLDREKQEAFYQDNGTVVDSANTLTSKIGKYFMELKKYQFLDSVHVKNPEYTLDSEQLDYYTNSKNAYMYGPSTINGETYKIYCERGFYDTKVETGYGIKNTRIDYNNRIIEGDSVYFNKAKEFASATNNITVTDTINNGIIRAHYAEVFKAKDSVFATRRAVSISVQERDSLYVHGDTLMVTGKPEDRILRAFRNAKFYKTDLSGKCDSIHSEQKTGITQLIKNPVIWNGANQMTGDSIHLKSNLETEKLDSLKVLNNAFIISLDSVSMTGYNQAKGINLYGKFIENELKLIDLIQNTEVVYYMYNDDDELIGIDKTVCSKIRITMAENDIENLTFYTDPDGDIFPEKDLPKNSRILKGFVWRGDERILTKDDIFDEDDNNLKLVVINGIDNPIDIDAEEQQRSQNESDPVNNIPTQDKATDPKKSVKPKKVK, encoded by the coding sequence TTGAAAAAGATTTATCCAGTAGTTCTTTTATGCTTAGCATGTTCTCTTTTTGGCTATTCCCAGCAGAATACTACCGAAGAAGAGCCCAAACAAATTAATATAGTCTACGGTGCCAATTTTACTAAAAACGAAGCAGAATATCCAGGTGCTTCTATTTTCAGTAAAGATACCCGTCAAGTACAATTTGAACACCAAGGCGCTGATCTATGGTGCGATGTTGCTATTTATTACCAATTAGAAAATAGACTGGAAGCTATTGGCAATGTCATTCTAAAGCAGGGAGATTCTGTTGAAATGACCAGTAAAAAAATCAACTACTTAGGTGATGTAAAGTTGGCTAAAGCATGGGGTAATGTTGTATTGACTAATTCTGATATGACCTTAAGAACGGATACCTTACGTTTAGATCGCGAAAAGCAAGAAGCTTTTTATCAAGATAACGGTACTGTAGTAGATTCAGCAAATACGTTGACCAGCAAAATTGGTAAGTATTTTATGGAACTTAAAAAATATCAGTTCTTAGACAGCGTACATGTTAAAAACCCTGAATATACTTTAGACTCAGAACAATTAGACTATTACACGAATTCTAAAAACGCTTATATGTACGGTCCGTCAACTATAAACGGAGAAACGTACAAAATATATTGTGAAAGAGGATTTTATGACACTAAAGTAGAAACCGGCTACGGAATTAAAAACACTCGTATAGATTATAACAACAGAATTATAGAAGGTGATAGTGTTTACTTCAATAAGGCTAAAGAATTTGCATCTGCCACTAACAACATTACCGTTACAGATACTATAAACAATGGTATTATCAGAGCGCACTATGCCGAAGTATTTAAAGCTAAAGATTCTGTATTTGCAACAAGAAGAGCAGTTTCTATTTCTGTTCAAGAAAGAGATTCTCTTTATGTTCATGGAGATACATTAATGGTTACCGGAAAACCAGAAGATAGAATTCTACGAGCTTTTAGAAATGCTAAATTCTACAAAACAGATTTAAGCGGTAAATGTGATAGCATCCATTCAGAACAAAAAACCGGTATTACCCAATTAATTAAGAATCCAGTTATTTGGAATGGTGCCAACCAAATGACAGGTGACAGCATTCATCTAAAATCGAATCTAGAAACTGAAAAACTAGACTCCTTAAAAGTATTGAACAATGCCTTTATAATTTCTTTGGACAGTGTTAGCATGACCGGATATAACCAAGCCAAGGGAATTAATTTATACGGAAAATTCATTGAAAACGAATTAAAACTCATAGACTTAATACAAAATACCGAGGTCGTTTATTATATGTACAATGATGATGACGAACTAATAGGTATTGATAAAACTGTGTGTAGCAAAATAAGAATTACTATGGCAGAAAATGACATAGAAAACTTGACTTTTTATACAGACCCAGATGGCGATATTTTCCCTGAGAAAGATCTACCCAAGAATAGCAGAATATTAAAAGGCTTTGTTTGGCGTGGAGATGAACGCATATTAACTAAGGATGATATTTTTGATGAAGATGATAATAATCTAAAACTTGTAGTTATCAATGGTATTGACAACCCAATAGATATTGACGCTGAGGAACAACAACGAAGTCAAAACGAATCTGACCCGGTAAATAACATTCCTACACAAGATAAAGCAACAGACCCTAAAAAGTCTGTAAAGCCTAAAAAGGTGAAATAG
- a CDS encoding Gfo/Idh/MocA family protein, with the protein MNKRDFLKNAATLSTFVLLPSGLWSCKKEVKKLTRLKTAHIGVGNMGAEDLKAISSHSKVDVTALCDVDANNLAAAKELHPNAKTYTDYRVMLKEMGNEIDAVVVSTPDHTHAPASMMAMEMDKPVYCQKPLTHYVSEARAMNKLAEEKGLVTQMGIQVHSFYDYKLATLLIQSGIIGKVHTVRAWSPKDWGYDGAEPTGSDPIPASLDWNLWLGTSAERPYKEGFYHPGNWRKLVDYGCGTLGDMGVHIFDTPYNALALQVPKTIKNECREPNGFGFPQNNIVTYEFPQTEYTTETLKWVWYDGPGAPKDHEDLILPGAENMATTEGDTEESMEDKMSLVTKTADEGALPDQGAMFIGEKGRLLLPHFMQLPKKIVDGKYVDISAEIESVEKANNMGKPIRDYDLEGPKHYHQFVDACLGTDETTAPFSYASRLTETILLGVIAGRFPNQTLHWDSENAKFSEDEANAFLEGNYRDF; encoded by the coding sequence ATGAATAAAAGAGACTTTCTAAAAAACGCAGCTACATTATCAACATTTGTATTACTTCCATCTGGACTTTGGTCTTGTAAAAAAGAGGTCAAAAAATTGACAAGGTTAAAAACTGCACACATTGGTGTTGGCAATATGGGAGCCGAAGATTTAAAAGCCATTTCATCTCACAGCAAGGTTGATGTCACCGCATTATGCGATGTTGATGCAAACAATTTAGCAGCTGCAAAAGAACTTCATCCTAATGCAAAAACATATACCGACTATAGAGTGATGTTAAAAGAAATGGGCAATGAGATCGACGCCGTTGTTGTTTCCACACCAGATCACACCCATGCACCAGCTTCTATGATGGCTATGGAAATGGACAAACCTGTGTATTGCCAAAAACCATTGACCCATTATGTATCTGAAGCAAGGGCGATGAACAAGCTGGCCGAAGAAAAGGGGTTGGTCACTCAAATGGGAATTCAGGTACATTCGTTCTATGACTATAAATTGGCAACGTTATTAATACAATCCGGTATTATAGGAAAAGTACATACCGTTCGTGCATGGTCACCAAAAGATTGGGGTTATGACGGAGCTGAACCTACTGGATCTGACCCAATACCAGCATCATTAGATTGGAATCTTTGGCTAGGAACTTCCGCAGAAAGACCTTACAAAGAAGGCTTCTATCACCCAGGCAACTGGAGAAAGTTAGTTGATTATGGTTGTGGAACATTAGGTGACATGGGCGTACATATTTTTGATACTCCGTATAACGCATTGGCTCTTCAAGTTCCAAAGACGATTAAAAATGAATGCAGAGAACCAAACGGATTTGGTTTTCCACAGAACAACATCGTTACTTATGAATTTCCACAAACAGAATATACTACGGAAACTTTAAAATGGGTTTGGTATGATGGTCCGGGTGCACCAAAAGACCATGAAGATTTAATATTACCAGGGGCTGAAAATATGGCAACTACTGAAGGTGATACCGAGGAATCCATGGAAGACAAGATGTCCTTAGTAACAAAGACAGCAGATGAAGGTGCGTTACCAGATCAAGGTGCTATGTTCATTGGTGAAAAAGGAAGATTATTGCTACCTCATTTCATGCAACTACCAAAAAAGATTGTAGATGGCAAATATGTAGATATTTCTGCAGAAATAGAATCGGTAGAAAAAGCCAACAATATGGGCAAACCAATTAGAGATTATGATTTGGAAGGACCAAAACATTATCATCAGTTTGTAGATGCTTGCTTGGGAACAGATGAAACTACCGCTCCTTTCTCCTATGCATCTAGGCTAACGGAAACCATTTTATTAGGTGTAATCGCCGGTAGATTCCCTAACCAAACTTTACATTGGGACAGTGAAAATGCAAAATTTTCCGAAGATGAAGCCAATGCTTTTCTTGAAGGAAATTATAGAGATTTCTAA